One window of Pseudomonas sp. ML2-2023-3 genomic DNA carries:
- a CDS encoding alpha/beta fold hydrolase has product MQSSSLLFPVALISAERRGDLSEDVYRLKPANSPDISVELVVTRLGMADDTQVRGVPVILLHGSFSNRRFWYSPKGVGLGAFLARAGFDVWLPEMRGHGLSSRNIAWNKNRVADYARYDLPAIAAFVREQSGQVAHWIGHSQGAISLAAALGGQYLDDKDVASAAFFGCQINRRYWSLKIPPVQWGAYLLLKRFTQLSGTRLKRGPEDEPISIALETLRWNGFMGRFKDAERDWWAGLAEVQIPSLVVAAVGDRQTPQWACRKLFEQLGGEQRRFVALGREHGFSSDFSHVEMLVSQPAQQEVWPLVRSWLNEL; this is encoded by the coding sequence ATGCAAAGCAGCAGTCTCCTTTTTCCCGTTGCCCTGATCAGCGCTGAGCGTCGGGGCGATCTCAGCGAAGATGTTTATCGCTTGAAGCCTGCCAACAGCCCGGATATTTCCGTTGAGCTGGTGGTCACTCGACTGGGCATGGCCGACGACACTCAGGTGCGTGGTGTGCCGGTCATTCTGTTACATGGCAGCTTTTCCAACCGGCGTTTTTGGTACTCGCCCAAAGGCGTAGGGTTGGGGGCATTTTTGGCCCGTGCCGGTTTTGATGTATGGCTGCCTGAAATGCGCGGTCACGGCCTTTCGTCGCGCAATATTGCCTGGAACAAGAACCGTGTTGCGGATTACGCCCGGTACGATTTGCCGGCCATTGCAGCGTTTGTCCGTGAGCAGAGCGGGCAAGTTGCGCACTGGATCGGCCACTCCCAGGGCGCCATCAGTTTGGCGGCAGCCCTTGGCGGACAGTATCTGGACGATAAGGACGTCGCGTCGGCAGCGTTTTTCGGCTGTCAGATCAATCGTCGTTATTGGTCGCTGAAAATCCCGCCGGTGCAGTGGGGGGCTTATTTGTTGTTGAAGCGATTTACGCAACTGTCGGGCACACGACTCAAGCGTGGCCCGGAAGACGAGCCGATCAGCATTGCCCTTGAAACACTGCGCTGGAACGGCTTTATGGGGCGCTTCAAGGACGCCGAGCGAGATTGGTGGGCCGGGCTGGCCGAAGTTCAGATCCCGTCGCTGGTGGTGGCAGCCGTGGGCGATAGGCAAACGCCGCAATGGGCTTGCCGCAAATTGTTCGAACAGTTGGGTGGCGAGCAGCGCAGGTTCGTGGCGCTTGGCCGCGAACATGGCTTCAGCTCTGACTTCAGCCATGTTGAAATGCTGGTCAGCCAGCCTGCCCAGCAGGAAGTGTGGCCGTTGGTGCGCAGTTGGTTGAACGAACTTTAG
- the rraA gene encoding ribonuclease E activity regulator RraA — translation MNHYITPDLCDAYPELVQVLEPMFSNFGGRDSFGGEIVTIKCFEDNSRVKEQAELNGQGKVLVVDGGGSLRHALLGDMIAEKAAKNGWEGIVIYGCIRDVDVLAQTDLGVQALASHPLKSIRRGVGDVNVPVTFAGVTFRPGEFIYADNNGVIISPTALKIPA, via the coding sequence GTGAACCACTACATCACTCCCGATCTGTGCGATGCCTACCCTGAGCTAGTGCAAGTGCTTGAACCGATGTTCAGCAACTTTGGCGGGCGCGACTCCTTTGGTGGCGAGATCGTGACCATCAAGTGCTTCGAGGACAATTCGCGCGTCAAGGAGCAGGCCGAACTCAACGGGCAGGGCAAAGTACTGGTAGTTGATGGCGGTGGTTCTCTGCGCCATGCCTTGCTGGGCGACATGATTGCCGAGAAAGCCGCGAAAAATGGCTGGGAAGGGATCGTGATTTACGGCTGTATCCGCGATGTCGATGTGCTCGCGCAAACCGATCTGGGCGTGCAGGCTCTGGCCAGTCACCCGCTCAAGAGCATCAGGCGCGGTGTGGGGGATGTGAATGTGCCGGTCACGTTTGCCGGTGTCACGTTCCGCCCCGGAGAATTCATTTATGCCGACAACAATGGCGTTATCATTTCGCCCACGGCTCTGAAAATACCGGCCTAA
- the ppsA gene encoding phosphoenolpyruvate synthase, with protein sequence MVEYVVSLDKLGVHDVEHVGGKNASLGEMISNLAGAGVSVPGGFATTSQAYRDFLELSGLNDQIHAALDALDVDDVNALAKTGAQIRQWIMEAEFPEKLNAEIRTAFAALSQGNPDMAVAVRSSATAEDLPDASFAGQQETFLNIRGVENVIRAAKEVFASLFNDRAISYRVHQGFDHKLVALSAGVQRMVRSETGTAGVMFTLDTESGFRDVVFITGAYGLGETVVQGAVNPDEFYVHKQTLEAGRPAILRRNLGSKAIKMIYGDEAKAGKSVKVIDVDKADRARFCLTDAEVSELAKQAMIIEKHYKCPMDIEWAKDGDDGKLYIVQARPETVKSRSAGNVMERYLLKETGTVLAEGRAIGQRIGAGKVRIIKDVSEMDKVQPGDVLVSDMTDPDWEPVMKRASAIVTNRGGRTCHAAIIARELGIPAVVGCGNATQLLKDGQGVTVSCAEGDTGFIFEGELGFDIKKNSVDAMPDLPFKIMMNVGNPDRAFDFAQLPNAGVGLARLEFIINRMIGVHPKALLNYDGLPQEIKDSVDKRIAGYNDPVGFYVEKLVEGISTLAGAFTPKKVIVRLSDFKSNEYANLIGGKLYEPEEENPMLGFRGASRYISENFRDCFELECRALKRVRNEMGFTNVEIMVPFVRTLGEASQVIDLLAENGLKRGENGLRIIMMCELPSNAILAEEFLEFFDGFSIGSNDLTQLTLGLDRDSGVIAHLFDERNPAVKKLLSNAIQACNKAGKYIGICGQGPSDHPDLALWLMEQGIESVSLNPDSVLETWFFLAEGQAQA encoded by the coding sequence TTGGTAGAGTACGTAGTTTCCCTCGATAAGCTCGGCGTCCATGATGTAGAGCACGTAGGGGGCAAGAACGCATCCCTCGGCGAGATGATCAGTAATCTTGCAGGCGCTGGTGTTTCAGTTCCAGGTGGCTTCGCCACTACTTCTCAGGCATATCGTGATTTTCTTGAACTGAGCGGTTTGAACGACCAGATCCATGCTGCGCTGGATGCGCTCGATGTTGATGACGTTAATGCCCTGGCCAAAACCGGTGCCCAGATCCGTCAATGGATCATGGAAGCCGAGTTCCCGGAGAAGCTTAACGCCGAAATTCGTACCGCCTTCGCTGCTCTGTCCCAGGGCAATCCGGACATGGCCGTTGCCGTGCGTTCCTCGGCCACCGCCGAAGACTTGCCGGACGCGTCCTTTGCCGGTCAGCAAGAAACCTTCCTGAACATCCGTGGCGTTGAAAACGTGATTCGTGCGGCCAAGGAGGTTTTTGCCTCCCTGTTCAACGACCGTGCAATTTCCTACCGAGTGCATCAGGGCTTTGACCATAAACTGGTCGCTCTGTCGGCTGGCGTACAGCGCATGGTGCGCTCTGAAACCGGCACTGCAGGCGTGATGTTCACCCTGGATACCGAGTCGGGCTTTCGCGATGTAGTGTTCATTACCGGCGCCTACGGCCTGGGTGAAACCGTCGTACAAGGCGCGGTAAACCCGGATGAGTTCTACGTTCACAAGCAAACCCTCGAAGCTGGCCGCCCTGCGATTTTGCGTCGCAACCTGGGCAGCAAAGCCATCAAGATGATCTACGGCGACGAAGCGAAGGCCGGCAAGTCGGTCAAGGTGATCGACGTTGATAAAGCCGACCGCGCACGCTTCTGCCTGACCGACGCTGAAGTCAGTGAACTGGCCAAGCAAGCGATGATCATCGAGAAGCACTACAAGTGTCCGATGGACATTGAGTGGGCCAAAGACGGCGATGACGGCAAGCTGTACATCGTTCAGGCCCGCCCTGAAACCGTGAAGAGCCGCAGCGCCGGCAATGTCATGGAGCGCTACCTGCTCAAGGAAACCGGTACGGTACTGGCTGAAGGCCGTGCCATTGGCCAGCGTATTGGCGCGGGCAAGGTTCGCATCATCAAGGACGTGTCGGAAATGGACAAAGTCCAGCCAGGCGACGTGCTTGTATCGGACATGACCGACCCGGACTGGGAACCCGTGATGAAGCGCGCGAGCGCCATCGTGACCAACCGTGGCGGTCGTACCTGCCATGCGGCGATCATCGCTCGCGAACTGGGTATTCCGGCCGTGGTGGGTTGCGGCAACGCCACCCAACTGCTGAAAGACGGCCAGGGCGTTACCGTGTCGTGTGCTGAAGGCGATACCGGGTTCATCTTCGAAGGCGAACTGGGCTTCGACATCAAGAAGAACTCCGTGGATGCCATGCCGGATCTGCCGTTCAAAATCATGATGAACGTCGGCAACCCGGACCGCGCCTTTGACTTCGCACAGCTGCCGAACGCCGGTGTGGGCCTGGCCCGCCTGGAGTTCATCATCAACCGCATGATCGGTGTGCACCCTAAAGCGCTGCTGAACTACGATGGCCTGCCTCAGGAAATCAAGGACAGCGTCGACAAGCGCATTGCGGGCTACAACGATCCGGTTGGCTTCTATGTAGAGAAGCTGGTTGAAGGCATCAGCACCTTGGCTGGCGCGTTCACACCGAAGAAAGTGATTGTGCGTCTGTCGGACTTCAAGTCCAACGAATACGCGAATTTGATTGGCGGCAAGCTGTACGAGCCGGAAGAAGAAAACCCGATGCTGGGCTTCCGCGGTGCTTCGCGTTACATCAGCGAAAACTTCCGTGATTGCTTTGAACTCGAGTGCCGTGCGCTCAAGCGTGTGCGCAACGAGATGGGCTTTACCAACGTCGAAATCATGGTGCCGTTCGTACGTACCCTGGGTGAGGCGAGCCAGGTCATCGACCTGCTGGCTGAAAACGGCCTCAAGCGCGGCGAAAACGGCCTGCGCATCATCATGATGTGCGAACTGCCGTCCAACGCGATTCTGGCTGAAGAGTTCCTCGAGTTCTTCGACGGTTTCTCCATTGGCTCCAACGACCTGACTCAGCTCACCCTGGGCCTGGACCGCGACTCGGGTGTGATCGCGCACCTGTTTGACGAGCGCAACCCTGCCGTCAAAAAGCTGCTGTCCAACGCCATTCAGGCGTGCAACAAGGCCGGCAAATACATCGGCATTTGCGGTCAGGGCCCATCCGATCACCCGGACCTCGCGCTGTGGTTGATGGAGCAGGGCATCGAAAGCGTGTCGCTGAACCCGGACTCCGTGCTGGAAACCTGGTTCTTCCTGGCAGAAGGCCAAGCTCAGGCTTGA
- the prpD gene encoding 2-methylcitrate dehydratase, giving the protein MSANVDLNNRPDYDRVLQDIADYVLTYTITSPEALNTARNCLMDTLGCGLLALRFPECTKHLGPIVEGTVVPFGARVLGTSYRLDPVKAAWDIGCIVRWLDYNDTWLAAEWGHPSDNLGGILAVADHLSQKRIAQGEAPLTVRAVLEAMIMAHEIQGVIALENSFNRVGLDHVLLVKVASTAVCAKLMGANREQLLSALSHAFVDGQALRTYRHAPNAGSRKSWAAGDASSRGVRLADIALRDEMGVPGVLTAPQWGFYDVLFSHTNKDLALKPEGQREFSLSQPYGTYVMENVLFKISFPAEFHAQTACEAAVTLHPQVKDRLHEIEKIVITTHESAIRIISKQGKLANAADRDHCIQYMTAVPLAFGNLVAEQYEDDFHAANPIIDQLREKMVVVEDPRYTREYLEADKRSIANGIQVFFSDGTHTGQVVVEYPIGHRRRRAEGIPLLEDKFKANLATRFAGQRCAGIFALCKDQAALEAMPVNKFVDLLVI; this is encoded by the coding sequence ATGAGCGCCAACGTCGACCTCAACAACCGCCCCGACTATGACCGGGTTTTGCAGGACATTGCCGATTACGTCCTGACCTACACCATCACCTCCCCCGAAGCCCTGAATACTGCGCGTAACTGCCTGATGGACACCCTGGGCTGCGGCCTGCTGGCGCTGCGTTTTCCGGAATGCACCAAGCACCTGGGGCCAATCGTCGAGGGCACCGTGGTGCCGTTTGGCGCTCGCGTGCTGGGTACGTCGTATCGTCTCGATCCGGTCAAGGCAGCGTGGGACATCGGCTGCATCGTGCGTTGGCTGGATTACAACGACACCTGGCTGGCGGCTGAGTGGGGTCATCCCTCGGACAATCTGGGCGGCATCCTGGCGGTGGCCGATCACCTGTCGCAAAAGCGTATCGCCCAGGGTGAAGCGCCGCTGACGGTACGGGCTGTGCTGGAAGCCATGATCATGGCTCACGAGATTCAGGGGGTGATTGCCCTGGAAAACTCCTTCAACCGTGTCGGGCTGGATCATGTGTTGCTGGTCAAGGTCGCTTCCACAGCGGTATGCGCCAAGTTGATGGGCGCCAATCGCGAACAGTTGCTGTCGGCGCTGTCCCACGCATTTGTGGATGGGCAGGCGCTGCGCACTTATCGCCATGCGCCGAATGCGGGGTCGCGAAAGTCCTGGGCGGCAGGGGATGCGTCGAGCCGTGGCGTGCGTCTTGCCGATATTGCGTTGCGTGACGAGATGGGCGTTCCCGGCGTACTCACGGCACCGCAGTGGGGTTTTTATGATGTGCTGTTCAGCCATACCAACAAGGATCTGGCGCTCAAGCCCGAAGGTCAGCGCGAGTTCAGCCTGAGTCAGCCCTACGGCACCTATGTGATGGAAAACGTGCTGTTCAAGATCAGTTTTCCGGCTGAGTTCCATGCGCAAACCGCATGCGAAGCTGCAGTGACACTGCATCCGCAGGTCAAGGATCGGCTGCATGAAATCGAAAAAATTGTGATTACAACCCATGAATCAGCGATTCGGATCATTTCCAAGCAAGGCAAATTGGCCAACGCGGCTGATCGCGATCACTGCATCCAATACATGACTGCAGTGCCGCTGGCTTTTGGCAACCTGGTAGCGGAGCAATACGAAGATGACTTCCACGCCGCGAACCCGATCATCGATCAGTTACGGGAAAAAATGGTAGTGGTCGAAGACCCGCGCTACACACGTGAATACCTGGAGGCTGACAAGCGCTCGATTGCCAATGGGATTCAGGTGTTTTTCAGTGATGGCACCCATACCGGGCAAGTGGTGGTGGAGTACCCGATTGGCCATCGTCGGCGTCGTGCAGAAGGTATTCCGTTACTGGAAGACAAGTTCAAGGCCAATCTGGCGACGCGCTTTGCAGGCCAGCGTTGTGCCGGGATTTTTGCGCTGTGCAAGGATCAGGCAGCGCTGGAAGCAATGCCGGTTAACAAGTTTGTGGATTTACTGGTGATTTAG
- a CDS encoding pyruvate, water dikinase regulatory protein has translation MKRSAFFISDGTGITAETLGQSLLAQFENVTFSKFTRPYIDSVDKARAMVQQIDIAAEKDGYSPIIFDTIVNQDIREILATSNGFMIDIFSSFLAPLEQALGEHSSYSVGKSHSIGHNSNYMERIEAVNFALDNDDGARTHKYDKADLILVGVSRCGKTPTCLYMAMQFGIRAANYPLTDDDMESLKLPAALREHKHKLFGLTIDPDRLTAIRNERKPNSRYSSFAQCEFEVREVERLFQRENIPHINSTHFSVEEISAKILVEKGVERRFK, from the coding sequence ATGAAACGATCTGCTTTCTTTATCTCCGATGGCACGGGCATAACTGCCGAAACCCTGGGCCAAAGTTTGTTGGCTCAATTCGAAAATGTGACCTTCAGCAAGTTCACGCGCCCTTATATAGACAGCGTGGACAAAGCGCGGGCAATGGTACAACAAATCGATATCGCCGCCGAAAAAGACGGTTATAGCCCGATAATTTTCGACACTATCGTCAATCAGGACATTCGCGAGATCCTCGCCACGTCCAATGGTTTCATGATCGACATCTTCTCCAGCTTCCTGGCCCCGCTGGAGCAGGCACTGGGCGAGCATTCCTCGTATTCGGTGGGAAAATCCCACTCCATTGGCCACAACTCCAACTACATGGAGCGTATCGAGGCGGTGAACTTCGCCCTCGACAACGACGACGGCGCCCGCACCCACAAATACGACAAGGCCGACCTGATTCTGGTGGGCGTGTCGCGCTGCGGCAAAACCCCTACATGTCTGTACATGGCCATGCAATTCGGCATCCGCGCGGCCAACTACCCGCTGACCGATGACGACATGGAAAGCCTCAAGCTGCCTGCGGCCCTGCGTGAACACAAACACAAGCTGTTCGGGCTGACGATCGATCCGGACCGTTTGACCGCCATTCGCAACGAACGCAAGCCCAACAGCCGCTACTCCAGTTTTGCCCAGTGCGAATTTGAAGTCCGAGAAGTCGAACGCCTGTTCCAGCGCGAAAACATCCCGCACATCAACTCCACGCATTTCTCGGTTGAAGAAATCTCGGCCAAGATCCTGGTCGAAAAAGGCGTGGAGCGGCGGTTCAAGTAA
- the prpF gene encoding 2-methylaconitate cis-trans isomerase PrpF has translation MAYAAQIRIPATYMRGGTSKGVFFSLLDLPAAAQVPGAARDALLLRVIGSPDPYEKQIDGMGAATSSTSKTVIVSKSLHADHDVDYLFGQVAIDKPFVDWSGNCGNLSAAVGSFAVSSGLVDAARIPDNGTAVVRIWQANIGKTIIAHVPITDGAVQETGDFELDGVTFPAAEVQLEFLNPAADEEGAGGSMFPTGNLVDDLEVPGVGTLNVTMINAGIPTIFVNARDIGYTGAELQNDINSDPKALAMFETIRAHGALRMGLIDTLEDAAKRQHTPKVAFVAPPAAYVSSSGKPVAAQDVDLLVRALSMGKLHHAMMGTAAVAIGTAAAIPGTLVNLAAGGELRSAVRFGHPSGTLRVGAQARQVNGEWTVTKAIMSRSARVLMEGWVRVPGDSF, from the coding sequence ATGGCCTATGCAGCGCAAATCAGAATTCCCGCGACTTATATGCGTGGCGGCACCAGCAAGGGCGTGTTCTTCAGCCTCCTGGACCTGCCTGCCGCGGCTCAGGTGCCGGGTGCAGCCCGTGATGCCTTGCTGCTGCGAGTAATCGGCAGCCCCGACCCGTACGAAAAGCAGATCGACGGCATGGGGGCTGCCACTTCCAGTACCAGCAAGACCGTGATCGTGAGCAAAAGCCTGCATGCCGATCACGACGTGGATTACCTGTTCGGCCAGGTCGCCATCGACAAGCCATTTGTGGACTGGAGCGGCAACTGCGGCAATCTGTCGGCGGCCGTGGGTTCGTTCGCCGTCAGCAGCGGCTTGGTGGATGCGGCACGCATTCCCGATAACGGCACGGCCGTGGTGCGTATCTGGCAGGCCAATATCGGCAAGACCATCATTGCCCATGTGCCGATCACCGACGGTGCCGTGCAGGAAACCGGCGATTTCGAGCTGGATGGCGTGACCTTTCCGGCGGCTGAAGTTCAGCTGGAGTTTCTCAATCCGGCAGCGGATGAAGAGGGGGCGGGCGGCTCGATGTTCCCGACGGGCAATCTGGTGGACGACCTTGAAGTGCCGGGCGTTGGCACCTTGAACGTGACGATGATCAATGCCGGGATCCCGACGATTTTCGTTAACGCACGGGACATTGGCTATACCGGTGCGGAGCTGCAAAACGACATCAACAGTGACCCAAAAGCCCTGGCCATGTTCGAAACCATCCGCGCCCATGGTGCATTGCGCATGGGACTGATCGACACACTTGAAGACGCTGCCAAGCGTCAGCACACGCCCAAGGTCGCCTTCGTTGCGCCGCCTGCGGCGTATGTGTCGTCCAGTGGCAAGCCGGTGGCTGCGCAGGATGTGGACTTGCTGGTACGGGCCTTGTCGATGGGCAAATTGCACCACGCTATGATGGGAACCGCAGCCGTTGCCATTGGTACGGCGGCGGCGATTCCGGGCACGCTGGTCAATCTGGCGGCGGGTGGTGAATTGCGCAGTGCCGTGCGTTTCGGCCATCCGTCAGGCACCTTGCGTGTGGGGGCGCAGGCGCGCCAGGTCAACGGCGAATGGACCGTGACCAAAGCCATCATGAGCCGCAGTGCGCGGGTGTTGATGGAAGGCTGGGTGCGGGTGCCGGGCGACTCGTTCTAA
- the acnD gene encoding Fe/S-dependent 2-methylisocitrate dehydratase AcnD — protein sequence MNTEFRKTLPGTRLDYFDTRGAVDAIKPGAYDTLPYTSRVLAENLVRRCDPATLNASLSQLIDRKRDLDFPWFPARVVCHDILGQTALVDLAGLRDAIALQGGDPAQVNPVVPTQLIVDHSLAVECGGYDPEAFEKNRAIEDRRNEDRFHFIEWTKKAFKNVDVIPPGNGIMHQINLEKMSPVIQVRDGVAFPDTCVGTDSHTPHVDSLGVIAIGVGGLEAESVMLGRASWMRLPEIVGVELTGKLQPGITATDMVLALTEFLRKQKVVGAWLEFFGEGAAALTLGDRATISNMAPEYGATAAMFYIDQQTIDYLKLTGREDQQVQLVENYAKVSGLWADSLKGAQYERSLSFDLSSVVRNMAGPSNPHARVATTDLAAKGIAGQWDEVPGQMPDGAVIIAAITSCTNTSNPRNVIAAGLMARNANKLGLSRKPWVKTSLAPGSKTVALYLDEAGLTHELEKLGFGVVAFACTTCNGMSGALDPAIQQEIIDRDLYATAVLSGNRNFDGRIHPYAKQAFLASPPLVVAYAIAGTIRFDIEKDVLGLDAQGNEIRLKDIWPSDEEIDAVVKAAVKPEQFRQVYIPMFAIHEDTGPKVEPLYDWRPQSTYIRRPPYWEGALAGARPLKGMRPLAVLPDNITTDHLSPSNAIMLDSAAGEYLAKMGLPEVDFNSYATHRGDHLTAQRATFANPKLFNEMVIEDGKVKQGSLTRLEPEGQVMRMWEAIETYMDRKQPLIIIAGADYGQGSSRDWAAKGVRLAGVEAIAAEGFERIHRTNLVGMGVLPLEFMPGTNRKTLQIDGSEIYDVIGERTPRATLTLVITRKNGERLEVPVTCRLDTAEEVSIYEAGGVLQRFAQDFLESATV from the coding sequence ATGAATACTGAATTTCGCAAAACACTACCGGGCACCCGGCTGGATTATTTCGACACCCGTGGGGCAGTCGACGCGATCAAGCCCGGTGCTTACGACACCCTGCCTTATACCTCCCGCGTACTGGCCGAAAACCTGGTTCGCCGCTGCGATCCTGCCACCCTGAATGCATCGCTGAGCCAGTTGATTGATCGCAAGCGCGATCTCGACTTTCCATGGTTCCCGGCACGTGTGGTGTGCCACGACATTCTGGGCCAGACCGCGCTGGTCGACCTTGCCGGCCTGCGTGACGCCATCGCCTTGCAGGGCGGTGATCCGGCCCAGGTCAATCCGGTCGTGCCGACCCAGCTGATCGTTGACCACTCGCTGGCTGTCGAGTGCGGTGGTTACGACCCCGAGGCGTTCGAAAAGAACCGCGCCATCGAGGACCGTCGTAACGAAGACCGTTTCCACTTTATCGAGTGGACCAAAAAAGCGTTCAAAAACGTCGATGTGATCCCGCCGGGCAACGGCATCATGCACCAGATCAACCTGGAGAAAATGTCTCCGGTGATCCAGGTGCGCGACGGTGTGGCATTCCCGGATACCTGCGTGGGCACAGACAGCCACACGCCTCATGTGGATTCACTGGGCGTAATCGCCATCGGTGTGGGCGGCCTTGAAGCCGAAAGCGTGATGCTTGGCCGTGCGTCGTGGATGCGTTTGCCGGAAATCGTCGGCGTGGAGCTGACCGGCAAGCTGCAGCCGGGCATTACCGCCACCGATATGGTGCTGGCGCTGACCGAGTTCCTGCGCAAGCAAAAAGTAGTGGGTGCCTGGCTGGAGTTCTTCGGCGAAGGCGCTGCGGCACTCACCCTGGGCGATCGCGCGACGATCTCCAACATGGCCCCGGAATACGGCGCCACGGCCGCGATGTTCTACATCGACCAGCAAACCATCGACTACCTCAAACTGACTGGCCGTGAAGACCAGCAAGTGCAGTTGGTGGAGAACTACGCCAAGGTCAGCGGCCTTTGGGCAGACAGCCTCAAGGGCGCGCAATACGAGCGCAGCCTGAGCTTTGACCTGTCATCGGTCGTGCGCAACATGGCTGGCCCGAGCAACCCTCACGCCCGTGTGGCCACCACTGACCTTGCCGCGAAGGGCATTGCCGGGCAGTGGGACGAAGTGCCAGGGCAAATGCCCGACGGTGCGGTCATCATCGCGGCCATTACCAGTTGCACCAACACCAGCAACCCGCGCAACGTGATTGCGGCGGGGCTGATGGCGCGCAACGCCAACAAGCTCGGCTTGAGCCGCAAACCGTGGGTCAAGACCTCTCTGGCACCGGGCTCCAAAACCGTTGCCCTTTACCTCGATGAAGCCGGTTTGACTCACGAACTGGAAAAGCTGGGCTTTGGCGTCGTGGCGTTTGCCTGCACGACCTGCAACGGCATGTCTGGTGCGCTGGACCCTGCCATTCAGCAGGAAATCATCGACCGCGACCTGTACGCCACTGCCGTACTGTCGGGTAACCGCAATTTTGACGGGCGTATTCACCCTTACGCCAAACAGGCGTTTTTGGCCTCCCCGCCGTTGGTGGTGGCCTACGCGATTGCCGGAACCATCCGTTTTGATATCGAAAAAGATGTGCTGGGTCTGGATGCCCAAGGCAATGAAATCCGCCTGAAAGATATCTGGCCCAGCGACGAAGAAATCGACGCGGTGGTCAAGGCAGCGGTCAAGCCCGAGCAGTTCCGTCAGGTTTACATCCCGATGTTTGCCATTCATGAAGACACCGGCCCGAAAGTCGAGCCGCTGTATGACTGGCGCCCGCAAAGTACTTACATCCGTCGTCCGCCCTATTGGGAAGGTGCATTGGCCGGTGCGCGTCCACTCAAAGGCATGCGCCCGCTGGCGGTGCTGCCGGACAACATCACCACTGACCATTTGTCGCCGTCCAACGCCATCATGCTCGACAGCGCCGCGGGTGAATACCTGGCGAAAATGGGCTTGCCGGAAGTCGACTTCAACTCCTATGCGACTCACCGTGGCGACCACCTGACCGCACAGCGGGCAACCTTCGCCAACCCGAAACTGTTCAACGAGATGGTGATCGAGGACGGCAAGGTCAAACAGGGTTCGCTGACCCGTCTCGAGCCGGAAGGCCAAGTGATGCGCATGTGGGAAGCCATCGAGACCTACATGGACCGTAAGCAGCCGCTGATCATCATCGCCGGTGCCGACTATGGCCAGGGCTCGTCCCGCGACTGGGCTGCCAAAGGTGTGCGTCTGGCGGGTGTCGAGGCCATTGCTGCCGAAGGCTTTGAGCGTATTCACCGCACCAACCTGGTGGGTATGGGTGTATTGCCGCTGGAGTTCATGCCGGGTACCAACCGTAAAACCCTGCAGATCGACGGCAGTGAAATTTACGATGTGATCGGCGAGCGCACCCCGCGAGCCACCCTGACACTGGTGATCACCCGCAAAAATGGCGAGCGCCTCGAAGTCCCCGTGACCTGCCGCCTGGATACCGCTGAAGAGGTATCGATCTATGAGGCGGGTGGCGTGTTGCAGCGCTTTGCCCAGGACTTCCTGGAATCAGCCACCGTTTGA